One region of Halohasta litchfieldiae genomic DNA includes:
- a CDS encoding transposase, whose translation MATETLALFEHLEFDFLEEFDVFAPARRGRTRDHHPPALFRAFLHCYYKNVYGIRPVTRELQNTVVWLSCGFDRPPSRDAVDRFLTDLEHVVDEVFDRLVEQAACRGLLDLTYSIDSTDVRTMPADQDASKGYDPTAEEYYHGYGCTIVSTGQKIPIAAEFTESKQAPEETAMRVTCDALAVEKPIWMLGDSAYDTLGWHDHLLAAGVVPVAPYNARNTDDPKDIEYRVEARIDEHSEDVQLKQSTLDETYNRRSGVERTNDAVKDCGLGHVRARGRVHARAQVFLALCLRLVIAITNDERGDNPGSTVITL comes from the coding sequence ATGGCGACCGAGACGCTCGCGTTGTTCGAGCATCTTGAGTTCGACTTTCTCGAAGAATTCGATGTGTTCGCCCCCGCTCGCCGGGGGCGAACACGAGATCATCACCCACCAGCACTCTTCCGAGCGTTCCTGCACTGCTACTACAAGAACGTCTACGGCATCCGTCCAGTCACGCGAGAACTCCAGAACACGGTCGTCTGGCTCAGCTGTGGCTTCGATCGACCGCCGTCGAGAGACGCGGTCGATCGCTTCCTCACCGACCTCGAACACGTCGTCGACGAGGTCTTCGACCGCCTCGTCGAGCAGGCCGCCTGCCGCGGCCTGCTCGACTTGACCTACTCCATCGATTCCACCGACGTGAGGACGATGCCCGCCGACCAAGACGCGTCGAAAGGCTACGATCCAACCGCCGAAGAGTACTACCACGGCTACGGCTGTACGATCGTCTCGACCGGGCAAAAGATCCCGATTGCCGCGGAGTTCACCGAGAGCAAGCAAGCGCCAGAGGAGACGGCGATGCGCGTCACGTGTGACGCGCTCGCCGTCGAGAAACCGATCTGGATGCTTGGAGACAGCGCCTACGACACGCTCGGCTGGCACGACCACCTGCTGGCCGCAGGGGTCGTGCCAGTCGCTCCGTACAACGCACGAAACACCGACGATCCGAAAGACATCGAGTACAGGGTCGAAGCCCGCATCGACGAACACAGCGAGGACGTTCAGCTGAAGCAATCGACGCTAGACGAGACGTACAACCGCCGGAGTGGAGTCGAACGAACCAACGACGCCGTCAAGGACTGCGGCCTCGGGCACGTTCGCGCCCGAGGCCGCGTCCACGCACGAGCACAAGTGTTCCTCGCGCTGTGCCTTCGTCTCGTTATTGCGATCACCAACGACGAACGCGGAGACAATCCAGGAAGCACCGTCATCACGCTATGA
- a CDS encoding phytoene/squalene synthase family protein, whose translation MTGHESRPPGVDHEADVEWCHETVQGVSRTFALTIDVLDDPMSTHICLGYLLCRVADTIEDAGHIPPEPQAELLRLYDEALDPTVDTDIEAFRAAADQWLPPVDERSADWTVVAEAPRVVSTFEELPDDVQAAIVPPVRELVDGMAMFVDRHASDGGLRIDSRDELEEYCYYAAGTVGNLITNLLTRGDIAADRRQQLYDTAVEFGLLLQLVNISKDVYDDYTEENNVYLPAEWLDEAGIEQENVVDPENREAAAEVVSRTASHAQSFLGDAEGYLKAMPLRHGNTLAAWGVPFLLAVGTLRELTANPEDALTERGVKISRQEVFAVMSAMRSGGSESLSELRKTISKRPYHLVAKNAD comes from the coding sequence ATGACGGGACACGAATCTCGACCTCCCGGTGTGGACCATGAAGCCGACGTGGAGTGGTGCCACGAGACCGTTCAGGGGGTTTCTCGGACGTTTGCGCTGACTATCGACGTGTTGGACGACCCGATGTCGACACACATCTGTCTGGGCTATCTGCTTTGCCGGGTCGCCGACACCATCGAGGATGCGGGCCACATCCCGCCGGAACCACAGGCAGAGCTGCTCCGTCTGTACGACGAGGCGCTCGATCCAACGGTCGACACGGATATCGAGGCGTTCAGAGCTGCGGCTGATCAGTGGCTTCCCCCGGTCGACGAGCGGTCGGCCGATTGGACAGTCGTCGCCGAAGCCCCACGAGTGGTGTCGACGTTCGAGGAACTGCCGGACGATGTCCAAGCCGCAATCGTTCCACCAGTCCGTGAACTCGTCGACGGGATGGCGATGTTTGTCGACCGCCACGCCAGCGACGGCGGCCTCCGCATCGACAGCCGCGACGAACTCGAAGAGTACTGCTACTACGCCGCCGGCACCGTCGGCAACCTCATCACGAACCTCCTGACGCGGGGCGATATCGCGGCCGACCGTCGACAACAGCTGTACGATACGGCCGTCGAGTTCGGCCTGCTGCTGCAGTTGGTCAACATCTCGAAAGATGTCTACGACGACTACACCGAGGAGAACAACGTCTATCTTCCTGCTGAATGGCTCGACGAAGCCGGGATCGAACAGGAGAACGTTGTCGACCCCGAGAACCGCGAGGCGGCCGCCGAAGTCGTCAGTCGGACCGCAAGCCACGCCCAGTCGTTCTTGGGCGATGCCGAGGGGTATCTGAAGGCGATGCCGCTTCGGCACGGTAACACGCTGGCCGCGTGGGGCGTCCCGTTCCTGCTGGCGGTCGGCACGCTCCGGGAACTCACTGCAAACCCAGAGGATGCGCTCACCGAACGCGGCGTGAAAATCTCTCGACAGGAGGTCTTTGCGGTGATGAGTGCAATGCGAAGTGGCGGTTCAGAGTCGCTGAGCGAACTCCGGAAGACGATTTCGAAGCGACCCTACCATCTCGTCGCGAAAAACGCCGACTAG
- a CDS encoding DUF1918 domain-containing protein, which translates to MSFEKDDQAVLHDKHSDYDGETGTITQVIENMFGDATYTISFDEGQETGVPDDDLEAVDGDADEDEE; encoded by the coding sequence ATGAGCTTCGAGAAAGACGATCAGGCCGTGCTGCATGACAAACACAGCGATTACGACGGTGAGACGGGGACGATCACGCAGGTCATCGAGAACATGTTCGGCGATGCGACCTACACGATCAGTTTCGATGAGGGCCAAGAGACCGGTGTGCCGGATGACGATCTCGAAGCCGTCGACGGCGACGCTGACGAAGACGAAGAGTAA
- a CDS encoding ion channel — protein sequence MVRGIFNRVGFLLRDRQTRAGRATNAVLYVLNTAFILLYILSTYDFPAPTLVMIRALELGLGVVFLGEYAVRVESADDRWAEVTNPYTIIDLVAVLPLFVFPGLGAEFLRGFSTLRIFRFLRLVVNEQQLFGKSIRIQTIRRLELSMTIFLIFFITTGFVYAAESVANSEISNFGDAFYYTVIAVSTVGFGDIIPVTAFGRWITVIAVLVGFVLIPWQATRLRTLSTTTDTGCPHCGEPVATADRYCRHCGDALVDESRYENQY from the coding sequence ATGGTTCGCGGTATCTTCAATCGAGTCGGCTTCTTACTCCGTGACCGGCAGACGCGAGCCGGCCGCGCGACGAACGCGGTGCTGTACGTGCTCAACACGGCGTTCATTCTCCTGTATATTCTGTCGACCTACGACTTCCCTGCGCCCACGCTTGTGATGATCCGAGCGCTTGAACTCGGACTCGGTGTCGTCTTCCTCGGGGAGTACGCCGTCCGGGTCGAATCCGCCGACGACAGATGGGCCGAAGTCACCAACCCCTACACGATCATCGATCTGGTCGCCGTCCTCCCGCTGTTCGTGTTTCCGGGACTCGGTGCGGAGTTTCTCCGAGGGTTCTCGACGCTCCGTATTTTCCGATTTTTGCGGCTGGTTGTCAACGAACAGCAACTGTTCGGGAAATCGATCCGCATCCAGACGATCCGCAGGCTGGAGCTGTCGATGACGATTTTTCTCATTTTCTTCATTACGACCGGCTTCGTCTACGCCGCCGAATCGGTGGCGAACTCCGAAATCTCGAACTTCGGTGATGCGTTCTACTACACGGTTATTGCCGTCTCGACGGTTGGCTTTGGTGATATCATCCCAGTCACCGCGTTTGGACGCTGGATCACGGTCATCGCGGTGCTGGTCGGGTTCGTGTTGATCCCGTGGCAGGCGACCCGGCTCCGCACGCTGTCGACCACGACTGACACAGGGTGTCCGCACTGCGGCGAACCGGTCGCTACTGCTGACCGCTACTGTCGACACTGTGGCGACGCGCTGGTCGACGAGAGCCGCTACGAGAACCAGTACTAA
- a CDS encoding globin-coupled sensor protein — protein sequence MTEYAAMLGRGGLNDQVDVDSLMRENELDREEIEWRKEFINFDQHDVDRLNSLRPLFEQNAEEIGELFYENLTQYDQTVEVISRSPKAVDALKQTQEAYFATLAEGEYGPEYFADRARIGKLHDILEMPMKQYIGQYGVYYDLILPLLTERASDHLTDRLQSKLTDSDAQSDTLADSVDTIVEDELSELRKDITAVLRIINLDMQVVADTYIHSYSQKLAAEVEQREQLAAEVEDDLEAPMTELQRSSDGVADSSQEISTLADEQSGRVESIASEVSNMSATVEEIASSATEVENNSQRAQTLAEDGQAAAHDAMDVMDDVGDAVDDVSTDVDELQDRVGEINSVVEVINDIAEQTNILALNASIEAARAGEAGSGFAVVADEVKSLASDSQERAQEIEDLVAAIESDTEQTVDSLDATTEQIERGVERVDEAMELLDDITNAVEETAHGIREVSDATDQQAASSEEVASMLDELVDRADTVADEAEEIASANEQQAATIEDISQTVQRLTE from the coding sequence ATGACTGAGTACGCGGCAATGTTAGGGCGTGGAGGGCTCAACGATCAGGTCGACGTCGACTCACTGATGAGAGAGAACGAGCTCGACCGGGAGGAAATCGAGTGGCGAAAGGAGTTCATCAACTTCGACCAGCATGATGTCGATCGACTCAACAGCCTCCGACCGCTGTTTGAGCAAAATGCCGAGGAAATCGGCGAGCTGTTCTACGAGAACCTTACCCAGTACGACCAGACTGTCGAGGTGATCAGTCGTTCGCCGAAGGCCGTCGACGCGCTGAAACAGACCCAAGAAGCCTACTTTGCGACACTTGCCGAGGGCGAGTACGGCCCCGAGTACTTCGCAGACCGCGCGCGGATCGGCAAACTTCACGACATCCTCGAAATGCCGATGAAGCAGTACATCGGCCAGTACGGCGTCTACTACGACCTGATTTTGCCGCTTCTGACCGAGCGTGCCAGCGACCACCTCACCGACCGACTGCAGTCGAAGCTGACCGACAGCGACGCCCAGAGCGATACACTCGCCGATTCGGTCGACACGATTGTCGAAGACGAACTCAGCGAACTTCGGAAGGATATCACCGCCGTACTTCGGATCATCAATCTCGATATGCAGGTCGTCGCCGACACCTACATCCACTCCTACAGCCAGAAGCTGGCCGCCGAGGTCGAACAACGCGAGCAGTTGGCCGCCGAGGTCGAAGACGATCTTGAAGCCCCGATGACGGAGCTTCAGCGCTCTTCGGATGGTGTTGCCGACTCCTCTCAAGAGATCTCGACGCTCGCCGACGAGCAGTCCGGGCGGGTCGAATCGATTGCCAGCGAGGTCTCGAACATGAGCGCGACCGTCGAGGAGATCGCCTCCAGTGCCACCGAAGTCGAAAACAACAGCCAGCGCGCCCAGACGCTGGCCGAAGACGGCCAAGCCGCCGCCCACGACGCGATGGACGTCATGGACGACGTCGGCGATGCTGTCGACGACGTCTCGACCGACGTCGACGAACTCCAAGATCGCGTGGGTGAGATCAACTCCGTCGTCGAGGTAATCAACGATATCGCCGAGCAAACCAACATTCTCGCACTGAATGCCTCCATCGAGGCCGCTCGCGCGGGCGAAGCTGGCTCGGGGTTCGCTGTTGTTGCCGACGAGGTGAAATCGCTGGCCAGCGATTCCCAAGAACGCGCCCAAGAGATCGAGGATCTCGTTGCGGCCATCGAGAGCGACACCGAACAAACCGTCGACAGTCTCGATGCAACAACCGAACAGATCGAACGCGGCGTCGAGCGCGTCGACGAGGCGATGGAGCTGCTGGACGATATCACCAACGCGGTCGAGGAGACCGCCCACGGGATCAGAGAGGTGTCGGATGCCACCGACCAACAGGCCGCCAGCTCCGAGGAGGTCGCCAGTATGCTCGATGAACTCGTCGACCGAGCCGACACCGTCGCCGACGAGGCCGAGGAGATCGCCTCCGCCAACGAACAGCAGGCCGCGACCATCGAGGACATCTCACAGACAGTCCAGCGGCTCACCGAGTGA
- the mvk gene encoding mevalonate kinase produces the protein MTTVSAPGKVYLFGEHAVVYGEPAVPCAIEKRATVTAELREDDHVRVEAADLSLNGFVVEYAGTTDHRPDVDVPQPLLDAAMGYIDAAVQQAREAADAPDAGFDITVESEIPLGAGLGSSAAVVVAGIDAATRVLGEPLDLRELADRAYNAEYEVQDGQASRADTFCSTMGGAVRVAGDDCTKLSTPTLPFVVGFDGGAGDTGKLVASVRELRDTYEFAADTVEAIGDIVSTGESLLAEADPNSEPSDELISELGDLININHGLLSALGVSSRSLDTMVWAAREAGAEGAKLTGAGGGGCIVALDRTAETQTSLRYTPGCEDSFRAELATEGVRVEDE, from the coding sequence ATGACGACCGTCAGTGCGCCGGGGAAGGTCTACCTGTTCGGCGAACACGCGGTCGTCTACGGCGAGCCAGCGGTGCCGTGTGCCATCGAGAAACGGGCGACAGTCACCGCCGAACTCCGTGAAGACGACCACGTTCGGGTGGAGGCGGCGGATCTCTCGCTGAATGGGTTCGTCGTCGAGTACGCCGGAACCACCGACCACCGGCCGGACGTCGACGTCCCCCAACCACTGCTCGATGCCGCGATGGGATATATCGATGCCGCCGTCCAGCAGGCCCGCGAGGCTGCCGACGCACCCGATGCGGGATTCGATATTACGGTCGAAAGCGAGATTCCACTGGGCGCTGGGCTGGGCTCCTCGGCGGCAGTCGTCGTCGCCGGGATCGACGCCGCAACACGGGTCCTCGGCGAGCCGCTCGACCTCCGGGAACTCGCCGACCGCGCTTATAACGCGGAGTACGAGGTTCAGGATGGTCAGGCCTCACGCGCAGACACCTTCTGTTCGACAATGGGCGGTGCGGTCCGAGTCGCTGGCGACGACTGTACCAAACTGTCGACGCCCACGCTCCCCTTTGTGGTCGGCTTCGACGGCGGTGCTGGCGACACCGGGAAACTGGTGGCCAGCGTGCGCGAACTGCGGGATACCTACGAATTCGCCGCCGACACGGTCGAAGCAATCGGCGATATCGTGTCGACCGGCGAATCGTTGCTTGCCGAAGCCGACCCTAACAGCGAGCCGAGCGACGAACTCATTTCCGAACTCGGGGATTTGATCAACATCAACCACGGCCTGCTGTCGGCGCTTGGGGTCTCCTCGCGGTCGCTGGATACGATGGTGTGGGCCGCCAGAGAGGCAGGAGCCGAAGGAGCAAAACTCACCGGCGCGGGCGGTGGTGGCTGTATCGTCGCCCTCGACCGCACCGCCGAAACACAGACCAGCCTCCGGTACACGCCGGGCTGTGAGGACAGCTTCCGGGCCGAACTCGCAACCGAAGGCGTCCGCGTCGAGGACGAATAG
- a CDS encoding RNA ligase family protein produces the protein MKFHPSTPHVDDAPAELLDSGHLWILEHVAGAPFRFRLRDSGMIQFGDADHVYDSPDGLPAQYQHAVRHVQTHLDREALRAAVDDVEAIVFFGIATQYQGIDYEWDRLPSFLGYDIWSAEAEAFRPPDAVDGIFGRLGLQAVNAIEQEVRARDFNPEAYTMPQSAWYDGPAAGVVIRDKQGHRGRLTSPDTHATESTEANEPTETTAEDLVATYGTDQRFRRLSKRLAEQGRPVTVEALVERAVEEITRGLPARTFGDRGVDMGTFRSALAARIQAYINNK, from the coding sequence ATGAAATTTCACCCATCTACTCCGCACGTCGACGACGCCCCCGCCGAGCTACTGGACTCGGGTCACCTCTGGATTCTTGAGCACGTGGCGGGCGCGCCGTTTCGATTTCGGCTCAGAGACTCCGGCATGATCCAGTTCGGTGACGCCGACCACGTCTACGACAGCCCCGATGGGCTTCCAGCTCAGTATCAGCATGCGGTTCGACACGTCCAGACGCACCTCGACCGCGAGGCGCTCCGCGCGGCGGTCGACGACGTCGAGGCAATCGTCTTTTTCGGGATTGCAACGCAGTATCAGGGCATCGACTACGAGTGGGACCGGCTGCCGTCGTTTTTAGGGTACGATATCTGGTCGGCCGAGGCCGAAGCGTTCCGGCCGCCGGATGCCGTCGACGGTATCTTCGGTCGACTCGGCTTGCAGGCAGTCAACGCCATCGAACAGGAGGTTCGTGCCCGGGATTTCAACCCCGAGGCGTATACGATGCCGCAGTCAGCGTGGTATGACGGCCCGGCCGCAGGCGTCGTCATCCGAGACAAACAGGGCCACCGTGGAAGGCTCACCAGTCCCGATACCCACGCGACCGAGTCGACGGAAGCGAACGAACCAACCGAGACGACCGCCGAAGACCTCGTCGCAACGTACGGGACAGACCAGCGGTTTCGGCGGCTCAGCAAGCGGTTGGCCGAGCAGGGTCGGCCAGTGACCGTTGAGGCCCTCGTCGAGCGCGCCGTAGAGGAGATCACTCGTGGACTCCCCGCGCGGACGTTCGGAGATCGGGGCGTCGACATGGGCACGTTTCGGTCAGCACTCGCCGCCCGGATACAAGCGTATATAAATAATAAATAA
- a CDS encoding RNA-binding protein produces MPRVPFHYIDLRTFCYATEDEKRVEEAIRAFLPEEFELDRMENAGHHGDRIVVLSARVENADDMRLILDRLAELDEIDRIMDELDERVDDNCSFFLRLDKQAAFQDEVELGKGITLRAKVEAYPAKHEAAVENAREALEQSRS; encoded by the coding sequence ATGCCGAGAGTGCCGTTTCATTACATCGATCTCCGGACCTTCTGTTATGCAACTGAGGACGAAAAGCGGGTCGAGGAGGCGATTCGCGCCTTCCTGCCCGAGGAGTTCGAACTCGACCGCATGGAGAACGCCGGCCACCACGGCGACCGGATCGTGGTGCTCTCGGCCCGCGTCGAGAACGCCGACGACATGCGACTGATCCTTGATCGGCTGGCCGAACTCGACGAAATCGACCGGATCATGGACGAACTCGACGAGCGCGTCGACGACAACTGCTCGTTTTTCCTCCGACTCGACAAACAGGCCGCCTTCCAAGACGAGGTCGAACTCGGCAAAGGGATCACTCTCCGGGCGAAAGTCGAAGCCTACCCTGCCAAACACGAGGCGGCGGTCGAAAACGCGCGTGAAGCCTTAGAACAGTCGCGGTCGTAG
- a CDS encoding thioredoxin family protein — MVLKESDSELSRGDAAPAFELDGTDGDTYSLDSFVDNEALLLIFTCNHCPYAKAKFDHLNELADEFDDAAVVGINSNANPEYPDDDFESMVDLVDEGTVDYDAYLYDETQTVAHEYGAVCTPDPFLFAHEDGEWTLAYHGRLDNALNPDDEPTEFYAREAIESVLAGESVDHDDLPSRGCSIKWVDE; from the coding sequence ATGGTACTCAAAGAGTCAGACTCCGAACTCAGCCGTGGCGACGCGGCCCCCGCGTTCGAACTCGACGGAACCGATGGCGACACCTACAGTCTCGATTCGTTCGTCGACAACGAGGCCCTGCTGTTGATCTTTACTTGCAACCACTGTCCGTACGCCAAAGCCAAGTTCGACCATCTCAACGAGTTGGCCGACGAGTTCGACGACGCCGCGGTCGTCGGTATCAACTCCAACGCCAACCCCGAGTACCCCGACGATGACTTCGAAAGCATGGTCGACCTCGTCGACGAGGGTACCGTCGACTACGACGCCTACCTCTACGACGAAACCCAGACCGTCGCCCACGAGTACGGCGCGGTCTGTACACCCGACCCATTCCTCTTCGCCCACGAAGACGGCGAGTGGACGCTTGCGTACCACGGTCGACTCGACAACGCACTGAATCCAGACGACGAGCCAACCGAGTTCTACGCTCGGGAGGCAATCGAGTCCGTGCTGGCCGGTGAATCGGTCGACCACGACGACCTGCCGTCGCGTGGCTGTTCGATCAAGTGGGTCGACGAGTAA
- a CDS encoding metallophosphoesterase, with protein sequence MPLHVPDTELDPSLRDEVDALPADETPPAIISISDIHGYLDAARSALLTLTDHPETEPVVVADEDGRLHWADENYVLVFNGDLVDRGPANDEVLALVARLIEEAPPGRVRVTLGNHEALMLSRDQFSFDNWFSGQVDDEARRRLCEAIIAGHVVAAYRGHNVTYAHAGSDESYDVSAVNESLVSAAEELLAAIGTDDDLAVQGRIIEAYPEVLGVGATHLKGPDAGLIWVDFEHLSTDAPPQVVGHTRHDEPRTNGAVHCQNVIRETLDSRGGETVFVETPEAISALIRQPDGGVEQRPL encoded by the coding sequence ATGCCACTCCACGTTCCAGATACCGAACTGGACCCTTCGCTCCGAGACGAGGTCGACGCTCTGCCAGCCGACGAAACACCGCCTGCAATCATCTCCATCAGTGATATCCACGGCTATCTCGATGCCGCTCGTAGTGCGCTGTTGACACTCACAGATCACCCAGAGACCGAGCCAGTTGTCGTCGCTGACGAGGATGGGCGGCTCCACTGGGCCGACGAGAACTACGTCCTCGTGTTCAACGGCGACCTCGTCGACCGCGGCCCGGCCAACGACGAGGTCCTCGCCCTCGTCGCCCGACTCATCGAAGAGGCCCCACCCGGCCGCGTCCGGGTTACACTTGGCAACCACGAGGCACTCATGCTGTCGCGGGACCAGTTTAGCTTCGACAACTGGTTTTCGGGACAGGTCGACGACGAAGCCCGGCGTCGACTCTGTGAGGCGATCATCGCTGGCCACGTCGTGGCAGCCTACCGGGGCCACAACGTCACCTACGCGCATGCTGGCTCGGACGAGTCCTACGACGTCTCGGCAGTCAACGAGTCGCTAGTGTCGGCCGCCGAGGAACTGCTGGCCGCCATCGGCACTGACGATGATCTGGCGGTGCAGGGGCGAATCATCGAGGCGTATCCGGAGGTACTCGGTGTCGGGGCGACCCACCTCAAAGGGCCCGACGCGGGACTGATCTGGGTCGACTTCGAGCATCTGTCGACCGATGCACCCCCGCAGGTCGTCGGCCACACTCGCCACGACGAACCACGGACGAACGGAGCGGTACACTGTCAGAACGTGATTCGAGAGACTCTCGACTCCCGGGGCGGCGAAACGGTGTTCGTCGAAACACCGGAGGCGATTTCGGCGCTTATCCGGCAGCCGGACGGCGGCGTCGAGCAACGACCCCTGTGA